In a genomic window of Carassius gibelio isolate Cgi1373 ecotype wild population from Czech Republic chromosome A3, carGib1.2-hapl.c, whole genome shotgun sequence:
- the LOC127943218 gene encoding transmembrane protein 100-like: MGCTTGHFTCQPQTAAAAQTQEGQSQEGPPKVPDVLSSLEKLSQATGGMEKSWYRCIFPFGIISLVIGVAGTGVTYTYNDLPQTKVVSVVLLIMGLVLVLMAAACWTVHKKKRRKKKEAGSFSSEQCPL, translated from the coding sequence ATGGGCTGCACCACGGGGCACTTCACTTGCCAACCACAGACGGCAGCAGCGGCCCAAACCCAGGAAGGCCAGTCGCAAGAAGGACCTCCTAAAGTCCCAGACGTGCTGTCGTCCCTAGAGAAGCTCTCGCAAGCCACGGGAGGGATGGAGAAGTCTTGGTACCGCTGCATCTTCCCATTTGGGATCATCTCGTTGGTGATTGGAGTGGCTGGAACCGGGGTAACATACACGTACAACGATCTCCCGCAGACCAAAGTGGTTTCTGTGGTCCTGTTGATCATGGGGCTGGTCCTGGTACTGATGGCGGCTGCTTGCTGGACGGTGCATAAGAAGAAGCGCAGGAAAAAGAAGGAAGCGGGTTCCTTCAGCTCCGAACAGTGTCCCTTGTGA
- the LOC127955654 gene encoding cyclin-F-like, giving the protein MKAGVLHCRCAKCFSLPVRKRVRKRAPAVTLLSLPEELLLCVLQCLSAEDLLAVRAVHSHLRDIIDSNSSVWARVSFKDRWPAPDTVWLFERAAEKGNFEAAAKLGIAYLYNEGPSLSEEGRADLCGRMASRYFSLAESLRSPLADPFTWLFIRPPWSMSGGCCKAVVYDRLHAESETNPGRRGTLLYCLARVLQLFDDEEKRDQARAMLKESARCGSVQSSYLLWEMNRGTSTADPGRHLQCMRTLRDYAAKGCWEAQLAFAKSCGTANPLGLEPRACADLVAQFFLSGPSPLRYPQHLQGQDITTKRYILVDWLVEVTTMKDFSSQVLHVTIGCVDRYLSRRSVPKAQLQLLGIACMVISTRYISREILTIREAVWLTDNTYQYEDLVRMMGEVISVLDGKIRTPTVLDYGEVLQSLMPVERRTSHLFSYISELSLLCSPLAVPGPSRLASAILLLTRALHNYVPVWPVQLEENTGFSKHDLVSCALSLYVKCFGQDVPKDYRHVSLTGVKQRFEDDAYHQISRDAVMGFKELCQVLEVPEVEPQVEAPSASSQLTEMHAFLSSPSSNSKRRRADSMQAHRGSFLATPTAELSSQEETLLGDILDWSLDTSCSGYEGDRESEGEKEGEISAMEVQMEPVLECADRQTHCCALSSDDDSLCEEHTEEEEVMGGSARPWKHHLSSSSSSSSSTDRRSSGYSSIQSVPSPSVSNSLVSPPNPAGFLLLLPPAQRTRRQVKRKNTAAHSGGEAECDGDAANVAFLSL; this is encoded by the exons ATGAAAGCGGGCG TGCTCCACTGTCgatgtgccaaatgtttctcTCTCCCTGTGCGGAAGCGTGTCCGAAAGCGTGCGCCTGCCGTCACGCTGCTGTCCCTTCCTGAAGAGCTGCTCCTGTGTGTCCTCCAGTGCCTCTCCGCTGAGGATCTCCTCGCCGTCAGAGCT GTTCATTCTCATCTTCGTGACATTATCGATAGTAACTCGAGTGTCTGGGCTAGAGTGAGTTTCAAAGACCGCTGGCCGGCCCCCGATACCGTTTGGCTCTTTGAGAG GGCTGCGGAGAAAGGGAACTTTGAAGCTGCTGCCAAACTAGGAATTGCGTATTTGTACAACGAAGGCC CTTCGCTCAGTGAGGAGGGGCGTGCTGACCTGTGCGGCCGCATGGCGTCCCGGTACTTCAGCCTGGCCGAGAGCCTGCGCTCCCCGCTGGCCGACCCCTTCACCTGGCTCTTCATCCGACCGCCGTGGTCCATGTCTGGCGGCTGCTGTAAGGCTGTGGTGTACGATCGACTCCACGCCGAGTCTGAGACCAACCCG GGCCGGAGAGGGACGTTACTGTACTGTCTGGCTAGAGTCCTTCAGCTGTTTGAT gatgAGGAGAAGCGTGACCAGGCCAGGGCCATGCTGAAGGAGTCTGCGCGCTGTGGGAGCGTGCAGAGCTCGTATCTGCTGTGGGAAATGAACCGCGGGACATCG ACGGCTGACCCCGGCAGACATCTGCAGTGCATGCGCACACTCAGGGACTACGCTGCTAAAGGATGCTGGGAAGCTCAG CTGGCATTCGCCAAGTCCTGTGGCACAGCAAACCCTCTGGGTCTGGAGCCGCGGGCCTGTGCTGACCTCGTGGCCCAGTTCTTCCTCTCGGGACCGTCACCCCTGAGATACCCACAGCACCTGCAGGGACAGGACATCACCACGAAGAG GTATATCCTCGTGGACTGGCTGGTGGAGGTGACCACCATGAAGGACTTCTCCAGTCAGGTGCTACACGTGACCATCGGCTGTGTGGACCGCTATCTGAGCCGGCGCTCGGTGCCCAAGGCCCAGCTGCAGCTGCTGGGCATCGCCTGCATGGTGATCAGCACACG ATACATCAGCAGAGAGATCCTGACCATCCGCGAGGCCGTGTGGCTCACAGACAACACCTATCAGTACGAGGACCTGGTGCGCATGATGGGGGAGGTCATCTCCGTGCTGGACGGGAAGATACGG ACCCCCACAGTGCTGGATTATGGCGAGGTGCTGCAGTCGCTGATGCCCGTGGAGCGCCGCACCTCTCATCTCTTCAGCTACATCAGTGaactctctctgctctgctcgcCCCTCGCCGTCCCGGGACCGTCCCGACTCGCCAGCGCCATCCTGCTGCTCACCAGAGCGCTGCACAACTACG TTCCTGTGTGGCCCGTCCAGCTGGAGGAGAACACGGGTTTCTCCAAGCATGACCTGGTCTCCTGCGCTTTATCGCTCTATGTCAAGTG TTTTGGTCAAGATGTGCCCAAAGACTACAGACACGTGTCTCTGACCGGAGTCAAGCAGAGGTTCGAGGACGACGCGTATCATCAGATCAGCAGAGACGCA GTGATGGGCTTTAAGGAGCTGTGTCAGGTGCTGGAGGTCCCAGAGGTGGAGCCGCAGGTGGAGGCCCCCAGCGCTAGCAGTCAGCTCACAGAGATGCATGCCTTCCTGTCCTCTCCCTCCAGCAACAGCAAGAG gaGGCGAGCAGACAGCATGCAGGCGCACCGAGGCAGCTTCCTGGCCACGCCCACAGCCGAACTGTCATCTCAGGAGGAGACGCTGCTGGGAGACATCCTGGACTGGAGCCTGGACACCTCCTGCTCCGGCTACGAGGGCGACCGGGAGAGCGAGGGCGAGAAGGAAGGAGAAA TTTCGGCTATGGAGGTGCAGATGGAGCCTGTGCTCGAGTGCGCTGACAGACAGACGCATTGTTGTGCGCTCTCCAGTGATGACGACAGTCTTTGTGAAGAGCAcactgaggaggaggaggtgatGGGTGGGAGCGCCAGACCCTGGAAACAccacctctcctcctcctcttcctcctcatcgagCACAGACCGCCGCAGCTCGGGCTACTCATCCATCCAAAGCGTTCCCAGTCCATCTGTCTCTAACTCTCTGGTCTCTCCTCCAAATCCCGCTGGTTTTCTTCTCCTGCTGCCACCTGCGCAAAGGACTCGCCGACAGGTGAAGAGGAAAAACACGGCAGCGCACAGCGGAGGAGAGGCGGAGTGCGACGGGGATGCTGCCAACGTGGCCTTTCTTAGCCTCTGA